The following proteins are encoded in a genomic region of Dermatophagoides farinae isolate YC_2012a chromosome 8, ASM2471394v1, whole genome shotgun sequence:
- the mon2 gene encoding mon2 homolog, regulator of endosome-to-Golgi trafficking isoform X2: protein MMPPNESTFGSSERKFLDELQHNFNQLASEAKKKFPHVKEACETGIIRVRNVASSAVASATFKDLLANESAQLMEPFFMGCDTRWPKIVQISLNAIQKSILFECLNKQAAENLINCLWNLMEHGLEEVKVLQTITLLITTNQLIQDEQLAKIISLCFRLYNAKNSTTANTASATIRQLITAIFERVVNIDSTAIYNNNNKQQHQQQSTVDKTKLFEIIVSNDTKTQDSCHRYIPIRFKTKPLCMDAYNVMQDLIQIINGETTFWLKMPHIDIDKLFALELLELIINQYPSIFYNHDEFIFILKDKVCQVVIKLFAPNLKFIRNNHRHHHNHQLSFNPLLQKTSNNDDSINDSTGNSSVQTVQISPPQWPTTVRLMRIVSVLIKNFFQLLITESEIFLTQLIRSLEVDKLNWQRLIALEALFKILDAQTLAALCQYYDSSMQSSKILRDIVNALCIFIQSQFQIVDSSSTQSLIASLVNNNSGNVNGNFSGSSSVANNNSLNQSINRTNTNVPCDQFPTFNLRNITTTLLFIPLDNSYRYKTFYIDQLDKQEPPQAPNGHGLSTGIACVFEVADSLLKIIETYLEITIDTKLTNNINCGDVKSAIQKRFVHQTSEAVDFFQLHRQLMLSTYTGLIGSFCLLLDASADEKCTELILDQMQKLIIIYGMYDVDVARDSLFISLCKSALPSNYCSLRALNPDNIISADDDCQTNKSNETNSTLLSTNTNASSMAANLYSSSSSLLSNSSINLTNLLQQQNNHPQPMNSNKSTLESSTNNSSLNYQHEYNQQVIAVGTPLPVNNDSTFSNNSTVQSQQHQQQQNSGPVMLTAKNLQCMRSIMHLSMTYGGLYREQSWHIVFTTLQHLVWILGIKPNNSRAYKLSNYYQASNCNVQSIQPDQQLQSQQSLNAEQIVGSTVNDLPVLTAMLSRLFECTQNIPDDSLLTMMKALMTISNEAMEIAYNNREPSLFAVVKIHESALVNMTRIDLFWDLITNHLIQVSSHPYNKLRESAVEVVCNLVQSVLNYRFMKLKNHDDKNSSLSPESYYLLALQSLSQIKFIDIKQKQIECLLRILQSNGEDITVGWPILFNIIESACLPQNDKLVVHSFQCYEFIVSNLLRYIPSIHLIHCINAAVAFGSQVQELNVSLSAVGLVWNVADFLHSNHDQIQSLIDNFILKGHKFVSIDLPFCEDLTPVQSLWISLFKNLSNLCTDARLSVRKSSVQTLMSTLSKHGQTLDYNTWKAIFFYILFPLVDSVRTLCSLASNEKITQSESSKPNSYGDDSDSYMIHYSRNTAFKQWCETQVSVINGVSRIISIKLDMLIEHSMAKPIQSNNEPNELNNSNNSETILLNIWTLFFEFIFSSSTCTNEEVSMSAIKCFNEIVSFLNDYQANNNDAGGDDDYINRLISLIWKNVWKTWCNIGHHIAANNNVFPSSTTSENSCFDSEQQQQQRLNNNEETTNFLPSQSYLCSFIQSLNIILSKYIHHLTESDFKNMSHILQNVMTIPFDVITETYHHSASYRNHYHHHHHHHHHNHPIMQTSDNSSSSSLLTSLQHEILMTMEKIQTEVVSNLTTLNHLLPLIYYQYLTFSLYAVNIVPPNLNVFISSQFQHRFLPGELTTFKSATFYIFGELALRNAFNLYMCTYMESIVIKSHILHSLIKAYKIPLCFKYSCPLQTTWKYAVNYFIKTLELGLPLARRYPADFISIWADLALTFEGFLFPSNKPPSNQKLEEQQMDESLDVKVVELIRDHIMIHAQKIPKEFLLQIVSILNRGSIHSPSITSIETEMNRKLREDFARICFQTLLQFSFFGPKGNPDLFIQSSKTNLNVENIGQSSAEQTIGIVNKLAVASILKRFNDVIIKYVEDEQLCPCPLPRHRLSEISFVLKALATLIASLKEAPPAAVENHVWQQLIQLYPRIVDCTMSNSPQVNNSIREVLHQYAYLLQSPVVSPLSTPLAANKQQFEPNGNIYPHHHHNHHNHNHNHQQQQQQQQQHTALTKLLPTATKTVDNNTTIKSITEKNFQRNVGKNAEINI, encoded by the exons ATGATGCCTCCGAATGAATCGACATTCGGTTCGTCAGAACGAAAATTTCTCGATGAATTACAAcataattttaatcaattagCCAGTGAGgctaagaaaaaatttccacaTGTCAAAGAG gCATGTGAAACCGGTATTATACGTGTCCGTAATGTAGCATCATCTGCAGTAGCATCGGCCACATTCAAAGATTTACTTGCAAATGAAAGTGCACAATTAATGGAACCATTTTTTATGGGTTGTGATACACGATGGCCAAAAATAGTACAAATCAGTTTAAATGCAATACAAAAATCTATATTATTCGAATGTCTTAATAAACAAGCAGCcgaaaatttaatcaattgcCTATGGAATCTTATGGAACATGGCCTAGAAGAAGTGAAAGTTTTACAAACAATCACATTATTGATAACAACCAATCAATTAATACAGGATGAACAATTGGCTAAAATAATATCTTTATGTTTTCGTTTATATAATGCAAAAAATTCTACAACAGCCAATACAGCATCGGCTACAATTCGACAATTAATAACGGCCATATTCGAAAGAGTTGTCAATATTGACAGCACAGCAAtatacaataacaataataaacagCAGCATCAGCAGCAATCTACGGTggataaaacaaaacttttcgaaattattgtttcaaatgataCAAAAACACAGGATTCTTGTCATCGATATATACCGATACGATTTAAAACGAAACCGTTATGTATGGATGCTTATAACGTAATGCAAGATCTCATACAGATAATAAATGGTGAAACAACATTTTGGCTTAAAATGCCTCATATTGATATTGACAAATTGTTTGCATTAGAATTATTGGAattaatcattaatcaatatccatccattttctataatcatgatgaatttattttcatactTAAAGATAAAGTATGTCAAGTGGTGATCAAATTATTTGCTCCGAATcttaaattcattcgaaataatcatcgccatcatcataatcatcaattatcatttaatCCATTGCTTCAAAAAACTAGTAACAACGATGATTCGATCAATGATTCTACTGGCAATTCATCTGTCCAAACTGTACAGATTAGCCCACCACAATGGCCAACAACCGTCCGTTTGATGCGAATCGTTTCagttttgatcaaaaatttctttcaattattgataaCCGAAAGTGAAATATTCCTAACACAATTAATTCGATCATTGGAAGTTGATAAACTTAATTGGCAACGTTTGATTGCGTTGGAAGCattgtttaaaattttggACGCACAGACATTAGCTGCTCTTTGTCAATATTATGATTCTTCAATGCAAAGCTCAAAAATTCTTCGTGATATTGTTAATGCATTATGCATTTTTATTCAGTCACAATTTCAGATTGtcgattcatcatcgacaCAGAGTCTAATTGCTTCATtagtcaataataatagtggtAATgttaatggaaatttttccgGCAGTTCATCCgttgcaaataataatagtttgaatcaatcgattaatcgaACAAATACTAATGTTCCTTGTGATCAATTTCCGACATTCAATTTACGAAACATAACGACAACCTTATTATTCATACCATTGGATAATAGTTACCGTTATAAAACGttttatattgatcaattggaTAAACAAGAACCACCACAAGCACCTAATGGTCACGGTCTAAGTACTGGTATTGCTTGTGTATTTGAAGTGGCCGATtctttgttgaaaattatcgAAACTTATCTAGAGATTACGATCGATACAAAATTGACCAATAATATTAATTGTGGTGATGTTAAATCGGCAATTCAAAAACGTTTTGTACATCAAACATCAGAGGCTGTTGacttttttcaattacatCGACAATTAATGTTATCTACCTATACGGGATTGATTGGATCATTCTGTTTATTACTTGATGCTTCTGCCGATGAAAAATGTACCGAATTAATTCTGGACCAAATgcaaaaattaatcataatCTATGGCATGTACGATGTTGATGTAGCACGTGATTCATTGTTCATATCATTATGTAAATCGGCATTACCTTCAAATTATTGTTCATTACGTGCATTGAATCCAGATAATATTATTTcggctgatgatgattgccagacgaacaaatcgaatgaaacaaactCAACTTTGTTGTCCACAAATACAAATGCATCATCTATGGCGGCCAatctttattcatcatcgtcaagcTTATTAAGTAATTCTTCAATTAATCTAACTAATcttcttcaacaacaaaataatcatccaCAGCCAATGAATTCGAATAAATCAACGTTAGAATCGTCgacaaataattcatcattgaattatcaACATGAATATAATCAACAAGTGATCGCTGTTGGAACACCATTACCTgtgaataatgattcaacatTTTCTAACAATTCTACTGTTCAATCtcaacaacaccaacaacaacagaatagtGGTCCAGTCATGTTGACTGCCAAGAATCTTCAATGTATGCGTTCGATTATGCATTTATCAATGACTTATGGTGGTTTGTATCGTGAACAATCATGGCATATTGTTTTCACTACACTACAACATTTAGTATGGATTCTAGGCATAAAACCGAATAATTCCCGTGCTTATAAATTAagtaattattatcaagCTAGCAATTGTAATGTTCAATCAATACAACCAGATCAGCAACTGCAGTCACAACAATCTTTGAATGCCGAACAGATTGTTGGTTCAACAGTGAATGATTTGCCAGTTTTAACTGCAATGCTTTCACGATTATTCGAATGTACACA AAACATTCCTGATGATTCTTTATTGACCATGATGAAAGCCTTGATGACCATATCAAATGAAGCAATGGAAATTGCCTATAATAATCGTGAACCATCATTG TTTGCTGTTGTCAAGATTCATGAATCAGCTTTAGTCAATATGACTCGGATAGATTTATTCTGGGATCTAATCACCAATCATTTAATTCAAG TTTCATCACATCCTTATAATAAATTGCGTGAAAGTGCTGTCGAGGTTGTTTGTAATCTCGTACAATCAGTGCTAAATTATCGTTTCATGAAACTAaagaatcatgatgataaaaattcttcCTTATCACCTGAATCTTATTATTTATTGGcattacaatcattatcacagATTAAATTTATCGACATTAAAcagaaacaaattgaatgtttATTACGAATCTTACAATCGAATGGTGAAGATATTACTGTTGGTTGGCCAATATTGTTTAATATTATTGAATCGGCATGCCTTCCCCAGAATGATAAACTagttgttcattcatttcaatgttaTGAATTCATTGTGTCCAATCTTTTGCGTTACATACCATCGATACATTTAATTCATTGTATCAATGCTGCCGTCGCGTTTGGATCACAAGTGCAAGAGCTaaatgtttcattatcaGCAGTGGGTCTGGTTTGGAATGTAGCcgattttcttcattcgaatcatgatcaaatacaatctttgattgataatttcattcTGAAAGGCCATAAATTTGTTAGCATTGATCTGCCGTTTTGTGAAGATCTTACCCCGGTACAAAGTTTGTggatttcattattcaaaaatttgaGCAACCTTTGTACAGATGCTCGACTTTCTGTCCGGAAAAGTTCAGTTCAAACTTTAATGTCAACACTGTCGAAACATGGACAAACATTGGATTACAATACATGGAAAGCAATCTTTTTCTACATACTTTTTCCACTAGTCGACAGTGTACGTACATTATGCAGTCTGGCGTCGAATGAAAAGATCACACAATCTGAATCTTCTAAACCAAATtcttatggtgatgattccGATTCCTATATGATACATTATTCCAGGAATACGGCATTCAAACAATGGTGTGAAACACAAGTATCCGTTATTAATGGTGTTTCTCGAATCATAAGCATCAAATTAGATATGTTAATTGAACATAGTATGGCAAAACCAATTCAATCGAATAATGAACCCAACGAATTgaataacagcaacaacagtgaaacaattttattgaatatttggacattattttttgaatttattttttcatcatccacatgCACAAATGAAGAAGTATCAATGTCGGcaatcaaatgttttaatGAAATTGTCAGCTTTCTCAATGATTACCaagcaaataataatgatgctggtggcgatgatgattatataaatCGATTAATTAGTCTTATATGGAAAAATGTTTGGAAAACCTGGTGTAATATTGGACATCATATTGCGGCCAACAATAATGtgtttccatcatcaacaacaagtgaAAATAGTTGTTTCGAttctgaacaacaacaacaacaacggttGAATAACAATGAAGAAACGACGAATTTTTTACCATCACAATCCTATTTATGTTCGTTTATCCAGTCATTAAATATAATTTTATCCAAATATATCCATCATTTAACCGAAAG TGACTTTAAAAACATGTCTCACATATTACAAAATGTAATGACCATACCATTTGATGTTATAACTGAaacttatcatcattcagcaTCTTATcgcaatcattatcatcaccatcaccaccatcatcatcataatcatccgATTATGCAAACATCGGAtaattcatcttcatcttcattattgACGAGCCTTCAACATGAAATCCTGATGACAATGGAGAAAATTCAAACAGAAGTTGTCTCAAATTTGACTACGTTGAATCATTTGTTGccattaatttattatcaatatcttacattttcattatatgcTGTTAATATTG TGCCACCAAATCTGAATGTATTCATTAGTTCACAATTTCAACATCGTTTTCTACCCGGTGAATTGACCACATTCAAATCAGCCACATTCTATATATTTGGTGAATTGGCCCTACGAAATGCTTTCAATTTATACATGTGTACTTATATGGAATCGATTGTCATTAAATCCCatattttacattcattaattaag GCTTATAAAATTCCATTATGTTTCAAATATTCTTGCCCCTTGCAAACAACATGGAAATATGCTGtcaattattttatcaaaacACTGGAACTTGGTTTGCCATTAGCTCGTCGTTATC CCGCCGATTTCATTAGTATTTGGGCAGATCTTGCATTAACATTTGAAGGTTTTCTATTCCCTTCTAATAAACCaccatcaaatcaaaaattagaAGAACAACAAATGGATGAATCACTTGATGTCAAAGTGGTGGAATTAATACGCGATCATATAATGATACATGCACAGAAAATACCTAAAGAATTTCTTTtacaaattgtttcaattttgaatcgtggatcaattcattcaccaTCGATCACTTCGATAGAAACAGAAATGAATCGTAAACTACGAGAGGATTTTGCtagaatttgttttcaaactttgttacaattttcattttttggcCCAAAAGGAAATcctgatttatttattcaatcctcaaaaacaaatttaaatgttgaaaatattgGTCAATCATCTGCTGAACAGACCATTGGTATTGTTAACAAATTGGCCGTAGCATCAATTCTGAAACGATTTAATGATGTAATTATTAAATATGTTGAAGATGAACAACTGTGTCCTTGTCCATTGCCACGACATCGTTTAAGTGAAATATCATTTGTATTGAAAGCATTGGCTACATTGATTGCATCATTGAAGGAAGCACCACCTGCTGCCGTCGAGAATCATGTATGGCAACAACTTATACAACTGTATCCACGTATTGTCGATTGTACAATGTCTAATTCACCACAGGTGAATAATTCTATACGTGAAGTATTACATCAATATGCCTATCTTTTACAAAGTCCTGTGGTTTCTCCATTGTCGACACCGTTAGCCGctaacaaacaacaatttgaaccgaatggaaatatttatcctcatcatcatcataatcatcataatcataatcataatcatcaacaacaacagcaacaacaacaacaacatacagCACTTACAAAATTACTGCCAACAGCTACTAAAACTGTGGATAATAATACTacgatcaaatcaataacggaaaaaaattttcaacgaaATGTAGGCAAAAATGCAGAAattaatatttga